Proteins encoded by one window of Molothrus ater isolate BHLD 08-10-18 breed brown headed cowbird chromosome 12, BPBGC_Mater_1.1, whole genome shotgun sequence:
- the MTSS2 gene encoding protein MTSS 2 isoform X7, which translates to METAEKECGALGGLFQAIINDMKSSYPIWEDFNSKATKLHSQLRTTVLAAVAFLDAFQKVADMATNTRGATRDIGSALTRMCMRHRSIEAKLRQFTNALMESLINPLQDRIEDWKKTANQLDKDHAKEYKRARHEIKKKSSDTLKLQKKARKGKGDLQPQLDNALQDVNDMYLLLEETEKQAVRKALIEERGRFCTFITFLQPVVNGELTMLGEITHLQGIIEDLVVLTAEPHKLPPASEQVIKDLKGSDYSWSYQTPPSSPSSSSSRKSSMCSSVSSAKGGMAWPGGAQTCSPSSTYRYRSLAQPPAAATRLSSVSSHDSGFISQDAAYSKPPSPMPSDITSQQKSSSSASSEASETCQSVSECSSPTSDWSKASPYDQPVVPTLQRRKDRVEHLREAEMGSPAGGYPGIGAEDAPRPRMSPATIAAKQHGEEVSPAASDLAMVLTRGLSLEHQKSSRDSLQYSSGYSTQTTTPSCSEDTIPSQGSDYDCYSVNGDVECDPQSDFDKSSTIPRNSNIAQNYRRMIQTKRPASTAGLPTGTNLPAGTTPGVATIRRTPSTKPSVRRTLSNAGPIPIRPPIVPVKTPTVPDSPGYAGPTRVGSEECVFYADDASPNPLDFAKASPKRLSLPNTAWGGGAMEISVYPGAGQHLSAEEEEDQQLAANRHSLVEKIGELVAGAHALGEGQFPFPTALVGSGPGEETPAPPPAASMDPPAEDMLVAIRRGVRLRRTVTNDRSAPRIS; encoded by the exons AGCTCCTACCCCATATGGGAGGATTTCAACTCGAAGGCCACCAagctgcactcccagctcaG GACCACGGTGCTGGCCGCAGTTGCCTTCCTGGATGCCTTCCAGAAAGTGGCCGACATGGCCACCAACACCCGAG GTGCCACGAGGGACATCGGCTCGGCGCTGACCCGGATGTGCATGCGGCACCGCAGCATCGAGGCCAAGCTCCGGCAATTCACCAA tgccctCATGGAGAGCCTGATAAACCCTTTGCAGGACAGGATTGAGGACTGGAAGAAAACTGCCAATCAGCTGGACAAGGACCATGCGAAAG AGTACAAGCGAGCACGCCATGAGATCAAGAAAAAGTCCTCTGACACCCTCAAGCTCCAGAAAAAGGCTCGCAAAG GGAAGGgggacctgcagccccagctggacaACGCACTGCAGGACGTCAATGACATGtacctgctgctggaggagacgGAGAAGCAGGCGGTCCGCAAAGCCCTCATCGAGGAGCGGGGCCGCTTCTGCACCTTCATCAccttcctgcagcctgtggtg AACGGGGAGCTCACCATGCTGGGAGAGATCACCCACCTGCAGGGCATCATTGAGGACCTGGTGGTGCTCACCGCTGAGCCCCACAAGTTGCCCCCCGCCAGTGAGCAG GTGATCAAGGACCTGAAGGGCTCTGACTACAGCTGGTCCTACCAAACGCCCCCAtcctcacccagcagctccagctcccgcAAGTCCAGCATGTGCAG CAGCGTTAGCAGTGCCAAGGGTGGCATGGCGTGGCCCGGCGGGGCTCAGACCTGCTCACCCAGTTCCACCTATCGCTACCGCAGCCTGGCGcagccccccgccgccgccacccgCCTCTCCAGCGTCTCCTCCCACGACTCCGGCTTCATCTCCCAGGACGCCGCTTATTCCAAACCACCTTCCCCCATGCCCTCGGACATCACCAGCCAG CAGAAGTCCTCCAGCTCGGCGTCCTCAGAGGCATCCGAAACCTGCCAGTCAGTTAGCGAGTGCAGCTCCCCCACCTCG GACTGGTCCAAGGCCAGCCCCTATGACCAGCCGGTGGTCCCTACCCTGCAGCGGCGCAAGGACCGCGTGGAGCACCTGCGGGAGGCCGAGATGGGCTCTCCTGCCGGGGGGTACCCAGGCATCGGTGCCGAGGATGCTCCCAGGCCCCGGATGTCGCCAGCTACAATTGCTGCCAAG CAGCATGGGGAGGAGGTGTCCCCTGCCGCCAGCGACCTGGCCATGGTCTTGACCCGTGGGCTGAGCTTGGAGCACCAGAAGAGCAGCCGGGACTCGCTGCAGTACTCCAGTGGCTACAGCACGCAGACCACCAccccctcctgctctgaggaCACCATCCCTTCCCAAG gctccGACTACGACTGCTACTCGGTGAACGGTGATGTGGAGTGTGACCCGCAGAGCGATTTCGACAAGTCCTCCACCATCCCACGCAACAGCAACATCGCCCAGAACTACCGGCGGATGATCCAGACCAAGCGTCCCGCCTCCACCGCCGGGCTGCCCACCGGCACCAACCTCCCGGCCGGCACCACCCCGGGGGTGGCCACCATCCGCCGCACGCCCTCCACCAAGCCCTCGGTCCGCCGTACGCTGTCCAACGCTGGCCCCATCCCCATCCGACCCCCCATCGTCCCCGTGAAGACCCCCACAGTGCCCGACTCCCCTGGCTACGCCGGCCCTACGCGGGTGGGCAGCGAAGAGTGCGTCTTCTATGCCGACGACGCCTCTCCGAACCCCCTGGATTTTGCCAAAGCTTCGCCCAAGCGGCTGAGCCTTCCCAACACCGCCTGGGGTGGCGGTGCCATGGAGATCTCTGTCTACCCCGGGGCCGGCCAGCACCTCTCcgctgaggaagaggaggaccAACAGTTGGCTGCCAACCGGCACAGTTTGGTGGAGAAGATTGGGGAGCTGGTGGCCGGCGCCCACGCCCTGGGGGAAGGCCAGTTCCCCTTCCCCACCGCCCTCGTGGGGTCCGGCCCCGGCGAGGAGacccccgcgccgccccccgcgGCCTCCATGGACCCCCCGGCCGAAGACATGCTGGTGGCCATCCGGCGCGGGGTGCGGCTGCGCAGGACCGTCACCAACGACAGGTCGGCCCCGCGGATATCGTGA
- the MTSS2 gene encoding protein MTSS 2 isoform X9, translating to METAEKECGALGGLFQAIINDMKSSYPIWEDFNSKATKLHSQLRTTVLAAVAFLDAFQKVADMATNTRGATRDIGSALTRMCMRHRSIEAKLRQFTNALMESLINPLQDRIEDWKKTANQLDKDHAKEYKRARHEIKKKSSDTLKLQKKARKGKGDLQPQLDNALQDVNDMYLLLEETEKQAVRKALIEERGRFCTFITFLQPVVNGELTMLGEITHLQGIIEDLVVLTAEPHKLPPASEQVIKDLKGSDYSWSYQTPPSSPSSSSSRKSSMCSVSSAKGGMAWPGGAQTCSPSSTYRYRSLAQPPAAATRLSSVSSHDSGFISQDAAYSKPPSPMPSDITSQQKSSSSASSEASETCQSVSECSSPTSDWSKASPYDQPVVPTLQRRKDRVEHLREAEMGSPAGGYPGIGAEDAPRPRMSPATIAAKQHGEEVSPAASDLAMVLTRGLSLEHQKSSRDSLQYSSGYSTQTTTPSCSEDTIPSQGSDYDCYSVNGDVECDPQSDFDKSSTIPRNSNIAQNYRRMIQTKRPASTAGLPTGTNLPAGTTPGVATIRRTPSTKPSVRRTLSNAGPIPIRPPIVPVKTPTVPDSPGYAGPTRVGSEECVFYADDASPNPLDFAKASPKRLSLPNTAWGGGAMEISVYPGAGQHLSAEEEEDQQLAANRHSLVEKIGELVAGAHALGEGQFPFPTALVGSGPGEETPAPPPAASMDPPAEDMLVAIRRGVRLRRTVTNDRSAPRIS from the exons AGCTCCTACCCCATATGGGAGGATTTCAACTCGAAGGCCACCAagctgcactcccagctcaG GACCACGGTGCTGGCCGCAGTTGCCTTCCTGGATGCCTTCCAGAAAGTGGCCGACATGGCCACCAACACCCGAG GTGCCACGAGGGACATCGGCTCGGCGCTGACCCGGATGTGCATGCGGCACCGCAGCATCGAGGCCAAGCTCCGGCAATTCACCAA tgccctCATGGAGAGCCTGATAAACCCTTTGCAGGACAGGATTGAGGACTGGAAGAAAACTGCCAATCAGCTGGACAAGGACCATGCGAAAG AGTACAAGCGAGCACGCCATGAGATCAAGAAAAAGTCCTCTGACACCCTCAAGCTCCAGAAAAAGGCTCGCAAAG GGAAGGgggacctgcagccccagctggacaACGCACTGCAGGACGTCAATGACATGtacctgctgctggaggagacgGAGAAGCAGGCGGTCCGCAAAGCCCTCATCGAGGAGCGGGGCCGCTTCTGCACCTTCATCAccttcctgcagcctgtggtg AACGGGGAGCTCACCATGCTGGGAGAGATCACCCACCTGCAGGGCATCATTGAGGACCTGGTGGTGCTCACCGCTGAGCCCCACAAGTTGCCCCCCGCCAGTGAGCAG GTGATCAAGGACCTGAAGGGCTCTGACTACAGCTGGTCCTACCAAACGCCCCCAtcctcacccagcagctccagctcccgcAAGTCCAGCATGTGCAG CGTTAGCAGTGCCAAGGGTGGCATGGCGTGGCCCGGCGGGGCTCAGACCTGCTCACCCAGTTCCACCTATCGCTACCGCAGCCTGGCGcagccccccgccgccgccacccgCCTCTCCAGCGTCTCCTCCCACGACTCCGGCTTCATCTCCCAGGACGCCGCTTATTCCAAACCACCTTCCCCCATGCCCTCGGACATCACCAGCCAG CAGAAGTCCTCCAGCTCGGCGTCCTCAGAGGCATCCGAAACCTGCCAGTCAGTTAGCGAGTGCAGCTCCCCCACCTCG GACTGGTCCAAGGCCAGCCCCTATGACCAGCCGGTGGTCCCTACCCTGCAGCGGCGCAAGGACCGCGTGGAGCACCTGCGGGAGGCCGAGATGGGCTCTCCTGCCGGGGGGTACCCAGGCATCGGTGCCGAGGATGCTCCCAGGCCCCGGATGTCGCCAGCTACAATTGCTGCCAAG CAGCATGGGGAGGAGGTGTCCCCTGCCGCCAGCGACCTGGCCATGGTCTTGACCCGTGGGCTGAGCTTGGAGCACCAGAAGAGCAGCCGGGACTCGCTGCAGTACTCCAGTGGCTACAGCACGCAGACCACCAccccctcctgctctgaggaCACCATCCCTTCCCAAG gctccGACTACGACTGCTACTCGGTGAACGGTGATGTGGAGTGTGACCCGCAGAGCGATTTCGACAAGTCCTCCACCATCCCACGCAACAGCAACATCGCCCAGAACTACCGGCGGATGATCCAGACCAAGCGTCCCGCCTCCACCGCCGGGCTGCCCACCGGCACCAACCTCCCGGCCGGCACCACCCCGGGGGTGGCCACCATCCGCCGCACGCCCTCCACCAAGCCCTCGGTCCGCCGTACGCTGTCCAACGCTGGCCCCATCCCCATCCGACCCCCCATCGTCCCCGTGAAGACCCCCACAGTGCCCGACTCCCCTGGCTACGCCGGCCCTACGCGGGTGGGCAGCGAAGAGTGCGTCTTCTATGCCGACGACGCCTCTCCGAACCCCCTGGATTTTGCCAAAGCTTCGCCCAAGCGGCTGAGCCTTCCCAACACCGCCTGGGGTGGCGGTGCCATGGAGATCTCTGTCTACCCCGGGGCCGGCCAGCACCTCTCcgctgaggaagaggaggaccAACAGTTGGCTGCCAACCGGCACAGTTTGGTGGAGAAGATTGGGGAGCTGGTGGCCGGCGCCCACGCCCTGGGGGAAGGCCAGTTCCCCTTCCCCACCGCCCTCGTGGGGTCCGGCCCCGGCGAGGAGacccccgcgccgccccccgcgGCCTCCATGGACCCCCCGGCCGAAGACATGCTGGTGGCCATCCGGCGCGGGGTGCGGCTGCGCAGGACCGTCACCAACGACAGGTCGGCCCCGCGGATATCGTGA
- the MTSS2 gene encoding protein MTSS 2 isoform X10: METAEKECGALGGLFQAIINDMKSSYPIWEDFNSKATKLHSQLRTTVLAAVAFLDAFQKVADMATNTRGATRDIGSALTRMCMRHRSIEAKLRQFTNALMESLINPLQDRIEDWKKTANQLDKDHAKEYKRARHEIKKKSSDTLKLQKKARKGKGDLQPQLDNALQDVNDMYLLLEETEKQAVRKALIEERGRFCTFITFLQPVVNGELTMLGEITHLQGIIEDLVVLTAEPHKLPPASEQVIKDLKGSDYSWSYQTPPSSPSSSSSRKSSMCSVSSAKGGMAWPGGAQTCSPSSTYRYRSLAQPPAAATRLSSVSSHDSGFISQDAAYSKPPSPMPSDITSQKSSSSASSEASETCQSVSECSSPTSDWSKASPYDQPVVPTLQRRKDRVEHLREAEMGSPAGGYPGIGAEDAPRPRMSPATIAAKQHGEEVSPAASDLAMVLTRGLSLEHQKSSRDSLQYSSGYSTQTTTPSCSEDTIPSQGSDYDCYSVNGDVECDPQSDFDKSSTIPRNSNIAQNYRRMIQTKRPASTAGLPTGTNLPAGTTPGVATIRRTPSTKPSVRRTLSNAGPIPIRPPIVPVKTPTVPDSPGYAGPTRVGSEECVFYADDASPNPLDFAKASPKRLSLPNTAWGGGAMEISVYPGAGQHLSAEEEEDQQLAANRHSLVEKIGELVAGAHALGEGQFPFPTALVGSGPGEETPAPPPAASMDPPAEDMLVAIRRGVRLRRTVTNDRSAPRIS, translated from the exons AGCTCCTACCCCATATGGGAGGATTTCAACTCGAAGGCCACCAagctgcactcccagctcaG GACCACGGTGCTGGCCGCAGTTGCCTTCCTGGATGCCTTCCAGAAAGTGGCCGACATGGCCACCAACACCCGAG GTGCCACGAGGGACATCGGCTCGGCGCTGACCCGGATGTGCATGCGGCACCGCAGCATCGAGGCCAAGCTCCGGCAATTCACCAA tgccctCATGGAGAGCCTGATAAACCCTTTGCAGGACAGGATTGAGGACTGGAAGAAAACTGCCAATCAGCTGGACAAGGACCATGCGAAAG AGTACAAGCGAGCACGCCATGAGATCAAGAAAAAGTCCTCTGACACCCTCAAGCTCCAGAAAAAGGCTCGCAAAG GGAAGGgggacctgcagccccagctggacaACGCACTGCAGGACGTCAATGACATGtacctgctgctggaggagacgGAGAAGCAGGCGGTCCGCAAAGCCCTCATCGAGGAGCGGGGCCGCTTCTGCACCTTCATCAccttcctgcagcctgtggtg AACGGGGAGCTCACCATGCTGGGAGAGATCACCCACCTGCAGGGCATCATTGAGGACCTGGTGGTGCTCACCGCTGAGCCCCACAAGTTGCCCCCCGCCAGTGAGCAG GTGATCAAGGACCTGAAGGGCTCTGACTACAGCTGGTCCTACCAAACGCCCCCAtcctcacccagcagctccagctcccgcAAGTCCAGCATGTGCAG CGTTAGCAGTGCCAAGGGTGGCATGGCGTGGCCCGGCGGGGCTCAGACCTGCTCACCCAGTTCCACCTATCGCTACCGCAGCCTGGCGcagccccccgccgccgccacccgCCTCTCCAGCGTCTCCTCCCACGACTCCGGCTTCATCTCCCAGGACGCCGCTTATTCCAAACCACCTTCCCCCATGCCCTCGGACATCACCAGCCAG AAGTCCTCCAGCTCGGCGTCCTCAGAGGCATCCGAAACCTGCCAGTCAGTTAGCGAGTGCAGCTCCCCCACCTCG GACTGGTCCAAGGCCAGCCCCTATGACCAGCCGGTGGTCCCTACCCTGCAGCGGCGCAAGGACCGCGTGGAGCACCTGCGGGAGGCCGAGATGGGCTCTCCTGCCGGGGGGTACCCAGGCATCGGTGCCGAGGATGCTCCCAGGCCCCGGATGTCGCCAGCTACAATTGCTGCCAAG CAGCATGGGGAGGAGGTGTCCCCTGCCGCCAGCGACCTGGCCATGGTCTTGACCCGTGGGCTGAGCTTGGAGCACCAGAAGAGCAGCCGGGACTCGCTGCAGTACTCCAGTGGCTACAGCACGCAGACCACCAccccctcctgctctgaggaCACCATCCCTTCCCAAG gctccGACTACGACTGCTACTCGGTGAACGGTGATGTGGAGTGTGACCCGCAGAGCGATTTCGACAAGTCCTCCACCATCCCACGCAACAGCAACATCGCCCAGAACTACCGGCGGATGATCCAGACCAAGCGTCCCGCCTCCACCGCCGGGCTGCCCACCGGCACCAACCTCCCGGCCGGCACCACCCCGGGGGTGGCCACCATCCGCCGCACGCCCTCCACCAAGCCCTCGGTCCGCCGTACGCTGTCCAACGCTGGCCCCATCCCCATCCGACCCCCCATCGTCCCCGTGAAGACCCCCACAGTGCCCGACTCCCCTGGCTACGCCGGCCCTACGCGGGTGGGCAGCGAAGAGTGCGTCTTCTATGCCGACGACGCCTCTCCGAACCCCCTGGATTTTGCCAAAGCTTCGCCCAAGCGGCTGAGCCTTCCCAACACCGCCTGGGGTGGCGGTGCCATGGAGATCTCTGTCTACCCCGGGGCCGGCCAGCACCTCTCcgctgaggaagaggaggaccAACAGTTGGCTGCCAACCGGCACAGTTTGGTGGAGAAGATTGGGGAGCTGGTGGCCGGCGCCCACGCCCTGGGGGAAGGCCAGTTCCCCTTCCCCACCGCCCTCGTGGGGTCCGGCCCCGGCGAGGAGacccccgcgccgccccccgcgGCCTCCATGGACCCCCCGGCCGAAGACATGCTGGTGGCCATCCGGCGCGGGGTGCGGCTGCGCAGGACCGTCACCAACGACAGGTCGGCCCCGCGGATATCGTGA
- the MTSS2 gene encoding protein MTSS 2 isoform X14 — protein sequence METAEKECGALGGLFQAIINDMKSSYPIWEDFNSKATKLHSQLRTTVLAAVAFLDAFQKVADMATNTRGATRDIGSALTRMCMRHRSIEAKLRQFTNALMESLINPLQDRIEDWKKTANQLDKDHAKEYKRARHEIKKKSSDTLKLQKKARKGKGDLQPQLDNALQDVNDMYLLLEETEKQAVRKALIEERGRFCTFITFLQPVVNGELTMLGEITHLQGIIEDLVVLTAEPHKLPPASEQVIKDLKGSDYSWSYQTPPSSPSSSSSRKSSMCSVSSAKGGMAWPGGAQTCSPSSTYRYRSLAQPPAAATRLSSVSSHDSGFISQDAAYSKPPSPMPSDITSQQKSSSSASSEASETCQSVSECSSPTSDWSKASPYDQPVVPTLQRRKDRVEHLREAEMGSPAGGYPGIGAEDAPRPRMSPATIAAKHGEEVSPAASDLAMVLTRGLSLEHQKSSRDSLQYSSGYSTQTTTPSCSEDTIPSQGSDYDCYSVNGDVECDPQSDFDKSSTIPRNSNIAQNYRRMIQTKRPASTAGLPTGTNLPAGTTPGVATIRRTPSTKPSVRRTLSNAGPIPIRPPIVPVKTPTVPDSPGYAGPTRVGSEECVFYADDASPNPLDFAKASPKRLSLPNTAWGGGAMEISVYPGAGQHLSAEEEEDQQLAANRHSLVEKIGELVAGAHALGEGQFPFPTALVGSGPGEETPAPPPAASMDPPAEDMLVAIRRGVRLRRTVTNDRSAPRIS from the exons AGCTCCTACCCCATATGGGAGGATTTCAACTCGAAGGCCACCAagctgcactcccagctcaG GACCACGGTGCTGGCCGCAGTTGCCTTCCTGGATGCCTTCCAGAAAGTGGCCGACATGGCCACCAACACCCGAG GTGCCACGAGGGACATCGGCTCGGCGCTGACCCGGATGTGCATGCGGCACCGCAGCATCGAGGCCAAGCTCCGGCAATTCACCAA tgccctCATGGAGAGCCTGATAAACCCTTTGCAGGACAGGATTGAGGACTGGAAGAAAACTGCCAATCAGCTGGACAAGGACCATGCGAAAG AGTACAAGCGAGCACGCCATGAGATCAAGAAAAAGTCCTCTGACACCCTCAAGCTCCAGAAAAAGGCTCGCAAAG GGAAGGgggacctgcagccccagctggacaACGCACTGCAGGACGTCAATGACATGtacctgctgctggaggagacgGAGAAGCAGGCGGTCCGCAAAGCCCTCATCGAGGAGCGGGGCCGCTTCTGCACCTTCATCAccttcctgcagcctgtggtg AACGGGGAGCTCACCATGCTGGGAGAGATCACCCACCTGCAGGGCATCATTGAGGACCTGGTGGTGCTCACCGCTGAGCCCCACAAGTTGCCCCCCGCCAGTGAGCAG GTGATCAAGGACCTGAAGGGCTCTGACTACAGCTGGTCCTACCAAACGCCCCCAtcctcacccagcagctccagctcccgcAAGTCCAGCATGTGCAG CGTTAGCAGTGCCAAGGGTGGCATGGCGTGGCCCGGCGGGGCTCAGACCTGCTCACCCAGTTCCACCTATCGCTACCGCAGCCTGGCGcagccccccgccgccgccacccgCCTCTCCAGCGTCTCCTCCCACGACTCCGGCTTCATCTCCCAGGACGCCGCTTATTCCAAACCACCTTCCCCCATGCCCTCGGACATCACCAGCCAG CAGAAGTCCTCCAGCTCGGCGTCCTCAGAGGCATCCGAAACCTGCCAGTCAGTTAGCGAGTGCAGCTCCCCCACCTCG GACTGGTCCAAGGCCAGCCCCTATGACCAGCCGGTGGTCCCTACCCTGCAGCGGCGCAAGGACCGCGTGGAGCACCTGCGGGAGGCCGAGATGGGCTCTCCTGCCGGGGGGTACCCAGGCATCGGTGCCGAGGATGCTCCCAGGCCCCGGATGTCGCCAGCTACAATTGCTGCCAAG CATGGGGAGGAGGTGTCCCCTGCCGCCAGCGACCTGGCCATGGTCTTGACCCGTGGGCTGAGCTTGGAGCACCAGAAGAGCAGCCGGGACTCGCTGCAGTACTCCAGTGGCTACAGCACGCAGACCACCAccccctcctgctctgaggaCACCATCCCTTCCCAAG gctccGACTACGACTGCTACTCGGTGAACGGTGATGTGGAGTGTGACCCGCAGAGCGATTTCGACAAGTCCTCCACCATCCCACGCAACAGCAACATCGCCCAGAACTACCGGCGGATGATCCAGACCAAGCGTCCCGCCTCCACCGCCGGGCTGCCCACCGGCACCAACCTCCCGGCCGGCACCACCCCGGGGGTGGCCACCATCCGCCGCACGCCCTCCACCAAGCCCTCGGTCCGCCGTACGCTGTCCAACGCTGGCCCCATCCCCATCCGACCCCCCATCGTCCCCGTGAAGACCCCCACAGTGCCCGACTCCCCTGGCTACGCCGGCCCTACGCGGGTGGGCAGCGAAGAGTGCGTCTTCTATGCCGACGACGCCTCTCCGAACCCCCTGGATTTTGCCAAAGCTTCGCCCAAGCGGCTGAGCCTTCCCAACACCGCCTGGGGTGGCGGTGCCATGGAGATCTCTGTCTACCCCGGGGCCGGCCAGCACCTCTCcgctgaggaagaggaggaccAACAGTTGGCTGCCAACCGGCACAGTTTGGTGGAGAAGATTGGGGAGCTGGTGGCCGGCGCCCACGCCCTGGGGGAAGGCCAGTTCCCCTTCCCCACCGCCCTCGTGGGGTCCGGCCCCGGCGAGGAGacccccgcgccgccccccgcgGCCTCCATGGACCCCCCGGCCGAAGACATGCTGGTGGCCATCCGGCGCGGGGTGCGGCTGCGCAGGACCGTCACCAACGACAGGTCGGCCCCGCGGATATCGTGA
- the MTSS2 gene encoding protein MTSS 2 isoform X8, whose amino-acid sequence METAEKECGALGGLFQAIINDMKSSYPIWEDFNSKATKLHSQLRTTVLAAVAFLDAFQKVADMATNTRGATRDIGSALTRMCMRHRSIEAKLRQFTNALMESLINPLQDRIEDWKKTANQLDKDHAKEYKRARHEIKKKSSDTLKLQKKARKGKGDLQPQLDNALQDVNDMYLLLEETEKQAVRKALIEERGRFCTFITFLQPVVNGELTMLGEITHLQGIIEDLVVLTAEPHKLPPASEQVIKDLKGSDYSWSYQTPPSSPSSSSSRKSSMCSSVSSAKGGMAWPGGAQTCSPSSTYRYRSLAQPPAAATRLSSVSSHDSGFISQDAAYSKPPSPMPSDITSQKSSSSASSEASETCQSVSECSSPTSDWSKASPYDQPVVPTLQRRKDRVEHLREAEMGSPAGGYPGIGAEDAPRPRMSPATIAAKQHGEEVSPAASDLAMVLTRGLSLEHQKSSRDSLQYSSGYSTQTTTPSCSEDTIPSQGSDYDCYSVNGDVECDPQSDFDKSSTIPRNSNIAQNYRRMIQTKRPASTAGLPTGTNLPAGTTPGVATIRRTPSTKPSVRRTLSNAGPIPIRPPIVPVKTPTVPDSPGYAGPTRVGSEECVFYADDASPNPLDFAKASPKRLSLPNTAWGGGAMEISVYPGAGQHLSAEEEEDQQLAANRHSLVEKIGELVAGAHALGEGQFPFPTALVGSGPGEETPAPPPAASMDPPAEDMLVAIRRGVRLRRTVTNDRSAPRIS is encoded by the exons AGCTCCTACCCCATATGGGAGGATTTCAACTCGAAGGCCACCAagctgcactcccagctcaG GACCACGGTGCTGGCCGCAGTTGCCTTCCTGGATGCCTTCCAGAAAGTGGCCGACATGGCCACCAACACCCGAG GTGCCACGAGGGACATCGGCTCGGCGCTGACCCGGATGTGCATGCGGCACCGCAGCATCGAGGCCAAGCTCCGGCAATTCACCAA tgccctCATGGAGAGCCTGATAAACCCTTTGCAGGACAGGATTGAGGACTGGAAGAAAACTGCCAATCAGCTGGACAAGGACCATGCGAAAG AGTACAAGCGAGCACGCCATGAGATCAAGAAAAAGTCCTCTGACACCCTCAAGCTCCAGAAAAAGGCTCGCAAAG GGAAGGgggacctgcagccccagctggacaACGCACTGCAGGACGTCAATGACATGtacctgctgctggaggagacgGAGAAGCAGGCGGTCCGCAAAGCCCTCATCGAGGAGCGGGGCCGCTTCTGCACCTTCATCAccttcctgcagcctgtggtg AACGGGGAGCTCACCATGCTGGGAGAGATCACCCACCTGCAGGGCATCATTGAGGACCTGGTGGTGCTCACCGCTGAGCCCCACAAGTTGCCCCCCGCCAGTGAGCAG GTGATCAAGGACCTGAAGGGCTCTGACTACAGCTGGTCCTACCAAACGCCCCCAtcctcacccagcagctccagctcccgcAAGTCCAGCATGTGCAG CAGCGTTAGCAGTGCCAAGGGTGGCATGGCGTGGCCCGGCGGGGCTCAGACCTGCTCACCCAGTTCCACCTATCGCTACCGCAGCCTGGCGcagccccccgccgccgccacccgCCTCTCCAGCGTCTCCTCCCACGACTCCGGCTTCATCTCCCAGGACGCCGCTTATTCCAAACCACCTTCCCCCATGCCCTCGGACATCACCAGCCAG AAGTCCTCCAGCTCGGCGTCCTCAGAGGCATCCGAAACCTGCCAGTCAGTTAGCGAGTGCAGCTCCCCCACCTCG GACTGGTCCAAGGCCAGCCCCTATGACCAGCCGGTGGTCCCTACCCTGCAGCGGCGCAAGGACCGCGTGGAGCACCTGCGGGAGGCCGAGATGGGCTCTCCTGCCGGGGGGTACCCAGGCATCGGTGCCGAGGATGCTCCCAGGCCCCGGATGTCGCCAGCTACAATTGCTGCCAAG CAGCATGGGGAGGAGGTGTCCCCTGCCGCCAGCGACCTGGCCATGGTCTTGACCCGTGGGCTGAGCTTGGAGCACCAGAAGAGCAGCCGGGACTCGCTGCAGTACTCCAGTGGCTACAGCACGCAGACCACCAccccctcctgctctgaggaCACCATCCCTTCCCAAG gctccGACTACGACTGCTACTCGGTGAACGGTGATGTGGAGTGTGACCCGCAGAGCGATTTCGACAAGTCCTCCACCATCCCACGCAACAGCAACATCGCCCAGAACTACCGGCGGATGATCCAGACCAAGCGTCCCGCCTCCACCGCCGGGCTGCCCACCGGCACCAACCTCCCGGCCGGCACCACCCCGGGGGTGGCCACCATCCGCCGCACGCCCTCCACCAAGCCCTCGGTCCGCCGTACGCTGTCCAACGCTGGCCCCATCCCCATCCGACCCCCCATCGTCCCCGTGAAGACCCCCACAGTGCCCGACTCCCCTGGCTACGCCGGCCCTACGCGGGTGGGCAGCGAAGAGTGCGTCTTCTATGCCGACGACGCCTCTCCGAACCCCCTGGATTTTGCCAAAGCTTCGCCCAAGCGGCTGAGCCTTCCCAACACCGCCTGGGGTGGCGGTGCCATGGAGATCTCTGTCTACCCCGGGGCCGGCCAGCACCTCTCcgctgaggaagaggaggaccAACAGTTGGCTGCCAACCGGCACAGTTTGGTGGAGAAGATTGGGGAGCTGGTGGCCGGCGCCCACGCCCTGGGGGAAGGCCAGTTCCCCTTCCCCACCGCCCTCGTGGGGTCCGGCCCCGGCGAGGAGacccccgcgccgccccccgcgGCCTCCATGGACCCCCCGGCCGAAGACATGCTGGTGGCCATCCGGCGCGGGGTGCGGCTGCGCAGGACCGTCACCAACGACAGGTCGGCCCCGCGGATATCGTGA